The nucleotide sequence CTTAGAAGCCCCCCTGAAAACCTATCTCAGTAACCTGCTGGCGAATCCAGGGCAATACGACTTTTGCAAAGAGTCCCTGTGTAAGAACCAGCTCCGCCTGGAGGCATTGATCGCCCTGGCAGAACTGGGGGATCAGCGCAGTGACTTTCTGGCAGACCTGTACGCTGCCCGCAGTCAGTTTGACCCGGTGGAGCAGATTAAGCTGGCCCGTTACCTCCTCCGGTTCCCCAACTGGCAACAGGAAGCCAGGGCAATGGCAGACCAGATCCAGGAAACAATCTACGAAACGGGACACACCGCAACGGTCAACCTGCCCCTGGGCTGGAGCTGGCTCAATTCCCCAACCGTTGCTCAGGCCGAGGCATTGCAACTGGAGATCGCCCAGAAAGCCCGTCCCAATGTGATTGATCGGAGTTTGCAAGGGTTGCTGGCCCAACGCCGAAACGGCACCTGGCAGAGCACCTTCGACAATGCCGAAGCCCTGACAGCCCTGGTGGCCTATCGTCAGCTTCAACCCGTGCCGCCTGACTTTGAAGCAACGGCTCAACTGGCAGGCAAAACCCTCACCAGCGTCAAATTTCAGGGCTACCAGAACCCCAGTTCCGGGGTGAAAGTTCCCATCCAGGATCTGCCCCAGAACCGCAATGACCTGATGCTTAAGAAAACTGGCCAGGGAGTGCTGCACTACCTGGTTGCCTACCGCTATCGCTTGAATGGCAACCAGCCTGGTCGGGTCAACGGTTTACGGGTTACCCGCACGATTCGCCCTGCCAATCAGGATAAAGTGCTGTTTCGCACCGGACTGTATGCGCCTGACCCCCTCAAAGTCCCTGCTGGTCAGGTCTATGACGTGGGACTGGAAATCATCACTGACCACCCCGTAAATCATGTCCTGATCACCGACCCGCTCCCCGCCGGTTTTGAAGCCGTAGACAACAGCTTCCAGACCTCTACTCCCTACTTTGAAGCAAAAGGGGATAGCTGGCAGCTTGCCTACCAGACCATCTACAAAGATCGCGTCGTTGCCTACGGGGACAAACTCGACCCTGGTGTATATACCCTGCATTACCTGGTCCGCTCTGTCACCCCCGGCACCTTCGTCTACCCCGGCTCAGAAGCCCATCTGCAATATGCCCCTGAGGAGTTTGGGCGATCGGCTTCCTCCATCCTGGAGGTGACGGAGAAATGAGATCGCTACAATCCACAACCCCTAAGACACTCCATCTTACGTGCGCTCCTGGCTATAGCTCAGTGGGGCTGGCTTTCAGGTGAGCGAAATCGAACCACCGGGGATCGGCTAAATGGGACGGAGAAACATTTTGCAGGCTGCGGAAGAGGGTTTCAGTACGACCGGGGTGTTCCTGTTCCCAGGTTTGCAACATTTGTTTGATCTGGGTACGCTGTAGAGTCTCCTGAGAACCACACAGTTGACAGGGAATAATAGGAAACTGCCGCAGGTCTGCGTATTGCTGAATATCGGATTCTGAACAGTATGCCAGGGGACGGATAACGACATGGTGCCCATCATCACTTAACAGTTTGGGGGGCATTGCTTTGAGTTGTCCGGTAAAAAACAGGTTGAGGAAGAGGGTTTCAACGATGTCGTTCCGGTGGTGTCCCAGGGCAATTTTGGTCGCCCCTTCTTCGCGGGCTACTCGATAGAGGATGCCTCGACGTAACCGGGAGCAAAGCCCACACATAGTTTTCCCTTCTGGGATAACTTGTTTGACGACGCGATAGGTATCGGCTTCCACAATGCGGTAGGGAACGCCGATCGCCTCCAAATAGTTTGGCAGGACATGGGCAGGAAATCCTGGCTGCTTCTGATCCAGATTGACTGCCAGTATCTCAAACCTTATCGGAGCGCATCGCTGAAGTTGCAGCAATATATCCAGCAGGGTGTGGGAGTCTTTACCACCCGAAAGGCAAACCATGACGCGATCGCCCGCCTCAATCATGGTATAGTCCTCAATTGCCCTGCCAACCTGATGGCGCAACTGAGTTTGTAGCCTGATCAGTGGTTTTGAGCGAGGTCCGGTTAAGCGCGAAGTTGCTGTTTCCATCTTGAACTCCAACCGATAATCTCCCGGCAGTCAGTGTACCCTGACGCCTGATTCACAACCAACAACTGAATAATTTCCCTCACTCCTCTAACCCCCTCCCACTCCTCTACCCTTCCACTCCTTTCCCCTCTCTTCCTTTCCCAGCAGGCATTTCCAGCTTTCAACCAGTTTTTTCTCAGCCCCATTCCTCAAAAAATTTTCAGAGGTTGATATGTTCGTGGGGTTAGCGGGGTACGTTACATCCAGGAGTTAGAACCAAGTACCCCGCATCTTAAAGGAGAAACCTCTCATGAAATCTGAATTCAAAGCAAAATTCATCCAGCACCTGGCTCAAAAGAAGCAAGAAGAAGGCTTCACCCTGATTGAACTGCTGGTTGTAATCATCATCATCGGTATTCTGGCTGCTATTGCGTTGCCTTCCTTCCTGAACCAGGCAAACAAAGCGAAGGAATCTGAGTCCAAGCAGTATGTAGGTTCCATGAACCGTACCCAGCAGGCTTACTTCCTGGAGAAAAATACGTTCACCAACAATATTGGTCTCCTGGGTCTGGGTATTAAGACCGACAGCACCAACTACTCCTATGCCATCCCAGAAGTAGGTAACACTGCGGTTAAAAACGTGTCCTATCCCAAAAATACGACCACTCTGCGGGCACACACTGGTGGGGTTCAGATCGGTGTAACCTCTGAAACCGCTGGACAGGGCGAAGCAACCACCCTGGCAATTCTGTGCCAAAGCCCCAGACCCTCTGCTGGTAACCCGGCTGGGGTAGGCTTCTCTGCTGCAACCTCCAGCGCTGGTCCTAGCTGCGCCAGCACCTTCGAACCTCTGCTCAACTAAGAGAGGGGACTGCGACTCCTTAGTAGCGATTTTTGGTTAGAGGCTGATGAGAGTGGGTAGTTCTATCCACTCTCATTGTTTTTGGCGACCTACTTTATAGCAGAGGGCATATAGCGATCCTATTGGATTGTGGGAAAGGATTCCCCAGGAAGCCTTTCTCACAAAGCCTCTCACTAGAAGGATAGCCCTGGTGTCCAGGCAGAGCCTGGACTGCTCTAAAAGCCTGTCCGAAAACTTCCTCAGTCTGGATTTGAGCGTTGTCCATTGGGGTTTTTCGGATAGGCTTTAATGCGGCGCTGCCGCTGATACGGGAGGCGGAGCCTCCAGAATCCATTCCCACGCAGAGCATGGGAACGAGAACCGCCTCTAAAACCACCCTGTCGAATCTAAGCAATCGCTCAAAGCTTTTCCAGGTAAAGAATCTAAGCATTTTTCAGAAAAGTCATGAATAATGCAGGTTAGGACTGCTATAGCAGAGGACAGGGGATAGGGGACAGGGAACCAGGGAAGGAAGACAAACGGAAAGTTGTGATAAAAAACCCCCTGACAGGTCAGGGGGGCAGCAAGTCTGGTTAGGAATAGCAAAGCAATCAATCAAGAGTGGTGGCGCTGAATAGCAATACGAATTGAAAGTCTTCAATTCATCCAACGCTCAATTCATATCCAAAATCAGCAACACCAGAAGAGTTAACGAGTATATCGGGTTCCCCGGTATCGCAGTTCAGCCGCTGTCGCGGGTTGAGAAGTTTGGAAACTCGAAATGGTATAGGGTGTTCCTC is from Leptothermofonsia sichuanensis E412 and encodes:
- a CDS encoding DUF4278 domain-containing protein, giving the protein MELSYRGHRYQRSDFLLEGIEVQKDGIFRGTPYTISSFQTSQPATAAELRYRGTRYTR
- a CDS encoding type IV pilin-like G/H family protein, with translation MKSEFKAKFIQHLAQKKQEEGFTLIELLVVIIIIGILAAIALPSFLNQANKAKESESKQYVGSMNRTQQAYFLEKNTFTNNIGLLGLGIKTDSTNYSYAIPEVGNTAVKNVSYPKNTTTLRAHTGGVQIGVTSETAGQGEATTLAILCQSPRPSAGNPAGVGFSAATSSAGPSCASTFEPLLN
- the ttcA gene encoding tRNA 2-thiocytidine(32) synthetase TtcA, giving the protein METATSRLTGPRSKPLIRLQTQLRHQVGRAIEDYTMIEAGDRVMVCLSGGKDSHTLLDILLQLQRCAPIRFEILAVNLDQKQPGFPAHVLPNYLEAIGVPYRIVEADTYRVVKQVIPEGKTMCGLCSRLRRGILYRVAREEGATKIALGHHRNDIVETLFLNLFFTGQLKAMPPKLLSDDGHHVVIRPLAYCSESDIQQYADLRQFPIIPCQLCGSQETLQRTQIKQMLQTWEQEHPGRTETLFRSLQNVSPSHLADPRWFDFAHLKASPTEL